From a single Hypomesus transpacificus isolate Combined female chromosome 14, fHypTra1, whole genome shotgun sequence genomic region:
- the pdp2 gene encoding pyruvate dehydrogenase [acetyl-transferring]-phosphatase 2, mitochondrial, giving the protein MSGHACARILHRTTRCTRTHSPLCHHYGHCLPSASWWPLAQTICLSSRACSHVGRFGSQGSSPRSLAGFDFQTQRLLSTRQDMDFQHNRVQINSILRTNEQSVSVPEFDGRGLSAVRKFDSNQLPANTPNEDRRSTATCLQTKGMLFGVFDGHGGWACAQAVSERLLYYVAVAMMSQRGLEELERCVEQGQPLPPILQWYKHHSDYNYRESASLYVDHLRVFWQELLDSEEHGDGMSPPDALAHAFKRLDTDISLEAQVPLSSDLMRSTAIQVAFAGCTACVAHVGPEGIHVANAGDSRAVLGVQETDGSWSALPLSFDHNSQNQSEMKRIRAKHPPSERDTVVMDDRLLGVLMPLRAFGDVRFKWSRELQQNVLDSLESGVDLDSLNLYQYTPPNYLTPPYLDVAPELVYHKLRPQDRFLILGSDGLWDEMGNEEAVRLVGEHLTGIHLQAPMSASERQLNLGRMHELLQRRLARADPSPDPNAATHLIRHALGTGEYGELSQERLAAMLALPEDLARMYRDDITATVVYLNSDLIKTHHS; this is encoded by the exons ATGTCTGGTCATGCGTGTGCCCGCATCCTACACAGAACCACAAGATGCACACGGACACACTCTCCGCTG TGTCACCATTATGGCCACTGCTTGCCATCCGCATCTTGGTGGCCTTTAGCCCAGActatctgcctctcctccagggcATGCTCCCATGTAGGACGCTTTGGCAGCCAAGGTTCTAGTCCCAGGTCCCTGGCTGGCTTTGACTTTCAAACTCAAAGGCTTCTCTCAACACGGCAGGATATGGATTTCCAGCACAACCGGGTCCAGATTAACAGCATTTTAAGAACCAATGAGCAG TCTGTGAGTGTCCCTGAGTTCGATGGGAGGGGTCTTAGCGCTGTGAGGAAGTTTGACAGCAACCAGCTGCCAGCCAACACGCCCAACGAGGACCGCCGCAGCACTGCCACCTGCCTACAG ACTAAAGGAATGCTGTTTGGAGTGTTTGACGGCCACGGGGGCTGGGCATGTGCCCAGGCGGTCAGCGAGCGGCTGCTGTACTACGTGGCTGTAGCCATGATGTCTCAGCgtggcctggaggagctggagcggTGTGTGGAGCAGGGCCAGCCCCTGCCTCCCATCCTGCAGTGGTACAAACACCACAGCGACTACAACTACCGCGAGTCTGCCTCGCTCTACGTCGACCACCTCAGAGTCTTCTGGCAGGAGCTGCTGGACAGCGAGGAACACGGCGATGGCATGAG CCCCCCTGATGCCCTGGCCCATGCCTTCAAGCGCCTGGACACAGATATATCCCTGGAGGCCCAGGTCCCTTTATCCAGTGACCTCATGAGAAGCACAGCCATACAA GTAGCGTTTGCTGGCTGCACTGCGTGTGTGGCTCACGTGGGGCCTGAGGGCATCCATGTGGCCAATGCGGGGGATTCCCGGGCAGTGCTGGGGGTGCAGGAGACGGACGGATCCTGGAGCGCACTGCCCCTATCTTTTGACCACAACTCCCAGAACCAGTCTGAGATGAAGCGGATCCGGGCTAAACACCCCCCCTCAGAAAGGGACACGGTTGTCATGGACGACAGACTGCTGGGA GTCCTGATGCCCCTCCGTGCTTTTGGTGATGTCAGGTTTAAGTGGAGCCGTGAGCTGCAGCAGAACGTTCTAGACAGCCTGGAGTCCGGAGTGGACCTGGACTCTCTCAACCTGTACCAGTACACCCCACCCAACTATCTTACCCCTCCTTACTTGGATGTTGCTCCTGAGCTGGTCTATCACAAGCTGCGGCCTCAGGACCGCTTTTTGATCCTGGGCTCTGACGGGCTGTGGGATGAAATGGGAAACGAGGAGGCGGTGCGCCTGGTCGGGGAACACCTGACTGGGATTCACCTACAG GCTCCAATGTCTGCCAGCGAGAGGCAGCTGAACCTGGGCCGGATGCATGAGCTGCTGCAGAGACGGCTCGCTCGTGCCGACCCCTCTCCAGATCCCAACGCTGCCACACACCTCATCAGGCATGCCTTGGGCACGGGGGAGTATGGAGAgctgagccaggagaggctggcCGCCATGTTGGCACTACCGGAGGACCTGGCCCGCATGTACAGGGATGACATCACAGCCACTGTGGTGTACCTGAACTCTGACCTGATCAAGACTCACCATAGTTAA